GACTTCGCCGGTCCGATGGACAAGCTCCGCAATGCCGCAGCCGGGATCATCAAGGCCTCGGCAGACGACATCGCGATCGTCAGCCACACCAGCGACGCGATCAGCCTCGTCGCGCTCGGTCTCGACCTGAAACCGGGCGATCGCGTCGTCATCAACGACGGCGAGTACCCGGCCAACGTCTATCCGTGGACCGAAGCCTGCAATCGGGCCGAGGCAACGCTCGTCAGCGTGCCGGAGACAACGACCGACACCGGCGAGGTGATCGTCCGGGAAGAAGACCTGCTGGGCGCGTGCGACGACCCGAGAACCAAAATCCTCGCCGTCTCGCACGTGCAGTGGGGCACGGGGCAGCGGATGGACATCGAGCGGCTCGGTGCGTTCTGCCGCGAGCGAGGCATCCTCTTCAGTGTCGACGCGATCCAATCGTTCGGCGTCGTGCCGATCGACGTGGACAAGGCCAACATCGACTTCCTGCAGGCCGGCGGACACAAGTGGATGCTCGGGACGATGGGTGCGGGCGTGCTGTACGTCCGCCGAGAGAAGATCGAATTGCTCCACCCAGCGGCGGTTGGCTGGGGCAGCGTGGTCAATCCGTTCGCTTGGGAAGAGATCGATTACACGCTCCGGCCGACGGCCCATCGGTACGAGACAGGCTCGCCTGCCTTCGCCCCGATCATCGCCGTCGGCACGGGTCTGTCGATGCTGCACGAGCTCGGCATCGAGGCGATCCACGACCGCGTGACGAGCCTGGGCGACCGCTTCGCCGCAGGCATCGTCGAGGCGGGCTGCACGATTGTTTCGCCTCGCGGCTCAACCGAGCAGAAGTCGGGTTCTGTCTGCTTCACGCCGCCCGGCGACGCTGAGGCGGCAAAGTCGCTGTACGAGACGTTGTCGAAGGAACACGCCACCGAACTCGCCAG
This region of Planctomycetota bacterium genomic DNA includes:
- a CDS encoding aminotransferase class V-fold PLP-dependent enzyme; the protein is MTMDELVGNVDAFPVLARRDYFNHAGVSPMPRAVTDAVRGFLQHFEEDAFVGFDFAGPMDKLRNAAAGIIKASADDIAIVSHTSDAISLVALGLDLKPGDRVVINDGEYPANVYPWTEACNRAEATLVSVPETTTDTGEVIVREEDLLGACDDPRTKILAVSHVQWGTGQRMDIERLGAFCRERGILFSVDAIQSFGVVPIDVDKANIDFLQAGGHKWMLGTMGAGVLYVRREKIELLHPAAVGWGSVVNPFAWEEIDYTLRPTAHRYETGSPAFAPIIAVGTGLSMLHELGIEAIHDRVTSLGDRFAAGIVEAGCTIVSPRGSTEQKSGSVCFTPPGDAEAAKSLYETLSKEHATELASRCGRVRFAPHFYNTEEQVDRAVERVVTTLR